The genomic DNA CCACAGCCGCCGCGCTCGGTCTAGCAGCGCCGGCCGATCCGCCGCAAGCACGAGGCGTTGGCGCACCAGTATTCGCGATGCAGCCGCATAGAGCGCCAAGTAGACGTCTTCGCTTGGATAGCGTTCCTCGATCGAGAGTCGCGGATCGCCGGTTGCCAGCCGCCGCGCGCGCGTTTGAGCGAACGGGAGAAACGAGCCGTAAAAATCCGACGTCTTCGCGGGAGCGCCGACCGATGGACTGCGCAAATTCCACCCCGTGTAGGTTGCCAGCGGCACGGCGATCTCCGGCAGGCGGATGCCGGCGAGGTCGGTGCCGTCCGCATCGACTTGCGGCAGCAGCACGGGATACGCGGCGCCCACGAGCGGCGGCTCGTTATCGACTATTCCGTCGCTTGCGAATCGCGAACCGTAGTCGACGCGATAGACCATGCGATAGTACTGCGGAAACGTCACGCCGGGGATCGTTGGGAAAGCGACGCGATCGAGCGGCACGAGCGTCTTGGCCGCAATTGTCGGGATTCGGCTCGCAGGCGGCTTCGTACCGCGACGTACCCACGCATCGAGGTCCACCAAGAGCGCGCGCATCATATACCGGTAGTCGAGAATATCCGGTTGATTTTGCAGGAACGGTTCTCGACCCGTATCGATCGGCAGCGAAAAATGCTGCCCGCCGGCGAGCAAGTATTCGCGCACGTTCGGTGACAAGGCGGCGTCGCGCGAGGCGTCGATCGTAGTATGCGTCAGCGATGCCGCACGGCCCCAGTATCCGTAGGACGAATTGGTGAGAACGATCTTAACCGCGGGATCGATCCCTCCGTCGAGGGTGAACGGCGGGAGATCGGTCGGATAGAAAAACGATGAAAAGCTCGGTCCGTCGCGCGACGGCTGCGCGAACCGGTGGTTGAAGCTCCCGCGACCGGCGCCCGCAACGTGAGCGAGGATCGCATCGAAGACTTCTCGGTCGCGTTCGTCGCGATTGAAGCCTTGGTAAAAAAAGTGGCGGAGAAAGCGGCCGCTCTGCGAGATACCGAATCCATACGCGCGCTTTGCCGGAACGATCGCATGCGGATCGTACTTGAGATACGAAACGGCGTCGCGAACGGCAGCCAAACCCAACCCGACCGGCACTGGATTGGTCGCACGATACACGAGTTCGTAGATTTTGCCGGGCGTAAATCCCGCGTCGTAACGGATCGCGGGCCGATCGGTTGCGAATCGCCACGCACTGCGGGGTATCACGATCCGCGGACCGTTCACCTCGTCGCGAACCGTCAGCACGTTCGCCGGGTCGTTCGGATCGACGACCGGGTAGGGAACATGTCCGCGATGCGCCAGGTCCATGTACGACGAGCGTTCCGACGGCACGTCGTCGTCGCGCACGAGTCCGGTAATCGGCTTCCCGTTTTCCGTTACGACGGGCACGTCGAGACGCAGATGTTTTGCATCGCGAGGAACGTCGAATTGCCAGCCGACCCACGCGAGCGTGTATCCGGCATCGAGTAAAAATCCATCGCCCGGATCGTCGGGACCGTGGCCGCTCGCGAGATCGAACCACGCGGGCAGCGAGCGGCCCCCGCGATTGCTCACTTCGAAGAGCACGGTCCCGTTGCGTTTTGCGGGATTTCTGGGCGTTAAGATCTCCAGATCGCCGGCGGATTCCACCAATCCATGCTTGTCGCGCGGCGCTCGATCGAGATCGACGATCGCTTTATTGCGCGCGGCGCGAGGATCGTCGGCAAAGTGCATCCGGCCGACGATGCGCTCGTAGGGGCCGGCCGAACCGAACGAGCGGCCCGCCAGGTACGGGCCGCGACTCGCCACATCGACGCCGTCCACGTGCGCGCTCGCAGCGGTTGCGGGCACGGTAAAAACCGCGATCGCGACCAATAGCCGGCCCCATCGGTTCATTCAGTTTTCCCCTTGAAAATGACGTTCAGTTCCTTGCCTGCGAGGAGGATATGGTACAATGGCGCCAGCTTATGACCGACAGCCTCACCTCCGCCCAGCCCCATTTGGCCAAAAACTACCGCTTCGTGTACGAGATCGTCCGCGAACAGGGCCGAGGTACGCACTTGGCTATGTCCGACGTCTACGCCCTCGCGAAGGACCGGCAGCCGGGCATCGGTTTCACGACCGTCTATCGAGCGCTCGCCCGTTTGCGCGACATGGGCCTGGTCGCCGAGATTCTGCTTCCGGGAGCGGATAGCGCGTACTACGAACCCTCGGGCGCGGCCCACGCGCATTTTCGCTGCGACCGCTGCGGCAGCGTGCAAGACGTCGACTACCAAATCCCCAAACGCGTCGTCGGCGATCTCGCTCGTACGCATGGCGTCGAAGTGAGCGAGGTTCTCGTGAGCCTGCACGGCCGCTGCGCGGCGTGTCGAAGCGCTCAACCGGCGTAGAGTTCGCGCCGCGTCGGCGGCAGATCCACGCGTCCCCCACCCTCGGGCTTGGCGAGCAATGACTGAAAGAGGCCGATCCGCCCGATTCTAAAGCCCTGTGCACTGCCGGCCATATAGAGCCGCCACGTTCGAAACGCTTGCTCTCCGGCGGTCGCTATCGCGGTCGACCCGTTACGCTCGAGATTCGCAACCCACGCGCGCAACGTTCGCATGTAGTGCTCGCGCAGATTCTCGACGTCCCGAACCTCGAAACCGGCTCGTTCCGCTACGAGCAGCGCGTCGGAAACCGCCACCAGCTCGCCATCGGGAAAGATGAACCGCTCCATAAACCCGCTCGACTTGCCGCCTTTACGCCCCGGCCCTTGTTCGGCGATGCCGTGATTTAGAAACAATCCGCCGGGTTTGAGCAACGAAAACGCCGTCTCGAAATACTCGGGGAGCTTGGAACGGCCGACGTGTTCGAACATGCCGATGCTCGCGATCTTGTCGAACGTCGTCTTTGGCAGTTCGCGGTAATCCCACAACTCGACGCGCGCGTGGCTCTCCACGCCGGCCGCCGCGATCCGTCGTTGCGCCTCTTCGTACTGCGCCCGGCTCAGCGTTACGCCGAGCACGTCGGCCCCGAACTGCTTGGCCGCGCGCACGACGAGCGCGCCCCATCCGCAGCCGATATCCAACAGCCGTTCGCCGCGCGCGAGCCGCAATTTACGCAGCGTGTGATCGATCTTCGCGATTTGCGCGTCGTCGAGATTGTCGACGCCATCGTCGTAGTAAGCGCACGAGTATACCAGTTCGCGATCCAAAAACGTCCGGTAAAAATCGACCGGCTGATCGTAGTGGAATCCGATGGCCGCGCGATCGCGCGCGCGCGAATGCATGCGGCCGTTCAAACGCGCCTCGTGCAGCGGCG from Candidatus Baltobacteraceae bacterium includes the following:
- a CDS encoding alpha/beta hydrolase domain-containing protein, which produces MNRWGRLLVAIAVFTVPATAASAHVDGVDVASRGPYLAGRSFGSAGPYERIVGRMHFADDPRAARNKAIVDLDRAPRDKHGLVESAGDLEILTPRNPAKRNGTVLFEVSNRGGRSLPAWFDLASGHGPDDPGDGFLLDAGYTLAWVGWQFDVPRDAKHLRLDVPVVTENGKPITGLVRDDDVPSERSSYMDLAHRGHVPYPVVDPNDPANVLTVRDEVNGPRIVIPRSAWRFATDRPAIRYDAGFTPGKIYELVYRATNPVPVGLGLAAVRDAVSYLKYDPHAIVPAKRAYGFGISQSGRFLRHFFYQGFNRDERDREVFDAILAHVAGAGRGSFNHRFAQPSRDGPSFSSFFYPTDLPPFTLDGGIDPAVKIVLTNSSYGYWGRAASLTHTTIDASRDAALSPNVREYLLAGGQHFSLPIDTGREPFLQNQPDILDYRYMMRALLVDLDAWVRRGTKPPASRIPTIAAKTLVPLDRVAFPTIPGVTFPQYYRMVYRVDYGSRFASDGIVDNEPPLVGAAYPVLLPQVDADGTDLAGIRLPEIAVPLATYTGWNLRSPSVGAPAKTSDFYGSFLPFAQTRARRLATGDPRLSIEERYPSEDVYLALYAAASRILVRQRLVLAADRPALLDRARRLWMRVHQP
- a CDS encoding Fur family transcriptional regulator, translating into MVQWRQLMTDSLTSAQPHLAKNYRFVYEIVREQGRGTHLAMSDVYALAKDRQPGIGFTTVYRALARLRDMGLVAEILLPGADSAYYEPSGAAHAHFRCDRCGSVQDVDYQIPKRVVGDLARTHGVEVSEVLVSLHGRCAACRSAQPA
- a CDS encoding cyclopropane-fatty-acyl-phospholipid synthase family protein — its product is MIVETFASTDPHARIAAAILRLIFGESYARRFAVCLWDGTEIPAEIHADFTLRINTPATLRMAFAPPVDLNAGRAFAAGLLECDGDMEAAVDELYRALERMPRPTMARLLLLLMRLPKGKFPPLHEARLNGRMHSRARDRAAIGFHYDQPVDFYRTFLDRELVYSCAYYDDGVDNLDDAQIAKIDHTLRKLRLARGERLLDIGCGWGALVVRAAKQFGADVLGVTLSRAQYEEAQRRIAAAGVESHARVELWDYRELPKTTFDKIASIGMFEHVGRSKLPEYFETAFSLLKPGGLFLNHGIAEQGPGRKGGKSSGFMERFIFPDGELVAVSDALLVAERAGFEVRDVENLREHYMRTLRAWVANLERNGSTAIATAGEQAFRTWRLYMAGSAQGFRIGRIGLFQSLLAKPEGGGRVDLPPTRRELYAG